From a region of the Oryza sativa Japonica Group chromosome 6, ASM3414082v1 genome:
- the LOC4340800 gene encoding ferruginol synthase, producing MAASSFLVECLSWLVVVLFSLYIFQLLRDARRRLPPGPWPPKPLVGDLLDLGEDGKQHRTFLRLAGRYGGLMCLRFGMVPHVIVSTPDALRAVFAAAGAGGGGGGEGKKVDGIAGLPSLDVLSAMGHRAHTIFALPSQDGKWRALRKFAAAEMLAPRRISSAAAGAQLQTKIVEALRREVSGHAARGAAVVFRHAVLDSILSLLLGVLYSTDLEREERAMFRDLIEEIVGMLGTANVSDVFPPVAALDLQGLRRRMTDLLTIMYRHFDDQVALRRRSRDAGEARKNDVLDTVLDKEESEWKQEGSLLSHDVMRVLLSDLYGAGASTTAALIEWGMVDLIQNPEVMTKVREELTNVLGDKLVMDESDIARLPYLQAVVKETLRLRTVVPLVPRKAEVDIEVNGYRIPKGTNVILNAWAINRSADAWSEPDKFIPERFLGGETRGYLGQDFEMIPFGLGRRICPGMPLAQKLIPLIIGTLLHRFEWELPADAKEGGIDMTEKCGVVLSLVNPLKAIPKEI from the exons AGGACGGCAAGCAGCACCGCACgttcctccgcctcgccggccgctaCGGCGGCCTCATGTGCCTCCGCTTCGGCATGGTGCCCCACGTGATCGTCTCCACCCCGGACGCCCTGCGCGCggtgttcgccgccgccggcgccggcggcggcggcggcggggaaggcaAGAAGGTGGATGGCATCGCGGGCCTCCCGAGCCTCGACGTGCTCAGCGCCATGGGCCACCGCGCGCACACCATCTTCGCGCTCCCGAGCCAGGACGGCAAGTGGCGCGCGCTCCGcaagttcgccgccgccgagatgcTCGCGCCGCGGCGGATCTcgtccgcggcggccggcgcgcagCTGCAGACCAAGATCGTGGAGGCGCTCCGCCGCGAGGTGTCCGGgcacgcggcgcggggcgcCGCCGTGGTGTTCAGGCACGCGGTGCTCGACTCCATCCTGAGCCTCCTCCTCGGCGTGCTCTACTCCACCGACCTGGAGCGCGAGGAGCGCGCCATGTTCAGGGACCTCATTGAGGAGATCGTCGGGATGCTGGGGACGGCGAACGTCTCCGACGTGTTCCCGCCGGTGGCCGCGCTCGACCTCCAGGGCCTCCGCCGCAGGATGACCGACCTCCTCACCATCATGTACCGCCACTTCGACGACCAGGTCGCCctgcggcggcgcagccgggaCGCCGGCGAGGCGCGCAAGAACGACGTGCTCGACACCGTCCTCGACAAGGAGGAGAGCGAGTGGAAGCAGGAGGGCTCCCTGCTAAGCCATGACGTCATGCGAGTTCTCCTCTCC GATTTATACGGCGCTGGAGCAAGCACGACAGCAGCGCTAATCGAGTGGGGAATGGTGGATCTAATCCAGAACCCAGAGGTGATGACCAAGGTAAGGGAAGAGCTTACCAATGTTCTCGGGGACAAGCTGGTGATGGACGAATCCGACATTGCCCGCCTCCCCTACCTTCAAGCTGTCGTCAAGGAGACCCTTCGTCTCCGAACGGTGGTACCCTTGGTACCCCGCAAGGCTGAGGTCGACATCGAGGTGAACGGCTATAGGATCCCCAAGGGGACCAACGTGATCCTCAACGCGTGGGCGATCAACCGGAGTGCCGACGCGTGGTCGGAGCCGGACAAGTTCATACCAGAGAGGTTCCTCGGTGGCGAGACTAGGGGATATCTGGGCCAAGACTTCGAAATGATCCCCTTCGGCCTCGGCCGGCGCATCTGCCCCGGGATGCCGCTTGCTCAGAAGCTCATACCCCTCATCATCGGCACGCTACTCCATCGGTTCGAGTGGGAGCTTCCGGCGGATGCAAAGGAGGGTGGGATAGACATGACGGAGAAGTGTGGGGTGGTGTTATCTCTAGTTAACCCCCTCAAAGCCATACCCAAGGAAATATGA